The following are encoded together in the Strongyloides ratti genome assembly S_ratti_ED321, chromosome : 2 genome:
- a CDS encoding ShKT domain-containing protein: EKFFIKYFLKYIILSKNKIYYEKNKDITNKYKYNSFFKNDFYIKFNRLVNMKILKKKVFNKPCQDKYSICKLWKNNNFCHNSFYSKSYRNHVCPKSCGLC; this comes from the exons gaaaaattttttataaaatactttttaaagtatattatactttcaaagaataaaatttat TATGAAAAAAACAAAGACATAACgaacaaatataaatataattcatttttcaaaaacgatttttatataaaatttaatcgTCTAGTTAATATGAAGATATTGAAGAagaaagtttttaataaacctTGTCAAGATAAATATTCAATATGTAAATTGtggaaaaataataatttttgccataattcattttattcaaaatctTATCGTAATCATGTATGCCCTAAAAGTTGTGGTTTatgttaa
- a CDS encoding Puromycin-sensitive aminopeptidase, whose amino-acid sequence MLFSECLYLSGRMFLRRYTWNRCSSMSNTSFLMNGKKKCSIISSFPYHTLSNSDQKSFVDSILKRTANNFGYIERSLCTMCLTSNESSVAKSQHFERLPTFAKPSHYSIFLKPNLKTFKFDGEETITINVSERTNYLKLHSNELDIHNVSVTLNNGTELGNLTFTYDNTLEMIKINLPDYIDSQEIKLHLTFTGTHNDKMNGFYRSTYRTSTSKKNYMVSTQFESTYARKSFPCFDEPIYRAVFDVSLQVDSSLTALSNMEVVSTENKDDGTKIVRFAPTINMSSYLVAFVVGNFDYIEGKSKNGTLVRIYTIPGKKDQGEFALKVGIKALDYFNEWFDFNYPVSKMDMIAIPDFSMGAMENTGLLTFREVALLMDPKRTSVKQKSYISLVIAHEIAHQWFGNIVTHAWWNQLWLKEGFASFMEYLMVDSKYPEYNIWQQFVNDEVAAGFALDSLRSSHPIEVPIENPSGLEEIYDSITYQKSNSVLRMLYSHLGEPTFQKALRIYIKRHQYSNTVTADLWNALSEASGQNIQQMMDTWTKQIGFPFVSVSQKIEGTKRILTLSQKRFIADGSDSESPQLWHIPISISTASSKDQPKFKFLMTKQTENFIIEDVDPSEWVKLNTGTTGFYRVEYTNDMLESLLTAIRDGSLPVLDKFGIANDMFALVKAGKLDAVNFLKLIEVSINEEDFFFRSTLDSGIGALSSVLARFEDTDVTKRFNNFVIKNLEPLAAKLGWDSKQGESKKISQLRALIINRLIRSGHRPTIDVAREKFYDHYKNKTDIDPNLRNAIYSAVGKEDGAAGIEQLQNIFETVNFSEVERSCILAMVQTNDSKLLESVFDYAFKKNKIRSQDLLLLFVGAYATKVGQDFVYNYFLKNMALILEKFGNANSSLFQSCLKWSAEPIASESLAKDFENFFKCNTDAVTQSTLDRPIRQITETMRNNYLLLKRNGHSINQFLIAQQF is encoded by the exons atgcTCTTTTCTGAATGTCTTTATTTGTCTGGAAGGATGTTTTTAAGAAGATACACGTGGAATAGATGCTCTTCAATGTCAAACACTTCTTTTT tgatgaatggtaaaaaaaagtgtagTATCATTTCTTCTTTCCCTTATCATACGTTATCTAATAGTGATCAAAAATCCTTTGTGGacagtatattaaaaaggaCGGCTAACAATTTTGGTTACATtg aacGTTCATTGTGCACTATGTGTCTAACCAGTAACGAATCTTCTGTTGCAAAATCTCAACATTTTGAGAGATTACCAACTTTTGCTAAACCGTCACattatagtatttttttaaagccAAATTTGAAAACCTTTAAATTTGACGGTGAAGAAACAATAACAATTAATGTATCTGAACGTACAAACTATTTGAAACTTCATAGTAATGAACTCGATATTCACAATGTTTCTGTAACACTTAATAATGGTACTGAACTTGGAAATCTTACTTTTACTTATGATAACACATTGgaaatgattaaaattaatttacctGATTATATAGATTCCCAGGAAATTAAGTTACATTTAACGTTTACTGGAACTCACAATGATAAAATGAATGGTTTTTATCGGTCAACATATAGAACTTCgacatctaaaaaaaattatatggtATCAACCCAATTTGAAAGCACTTATGCTAGAAAGAGTTTTCCCTGTTTTGATGAACCTATTTATAGGGCAGTATTTGATGTTAGTCTTCAAGTTGATAGTTCTCTTACTGCTTTGTCAAACATGGAGGTTGTTTCAACAGAAAATAAGGATGACGGAACTAAAATTGTTCGATTTGCTCCTACTATAAACATGTCTTCTTATTTGGTTGCCTTTGTTGTTGGAAATTTTGACTACATAGAG GGTAAAAGTAAAAATGGAACACTTGTACGTATTTATACAATTCCTGGAAAGAAAGACCAAGGAGAGTTTGCTTTAAAAGTCGGAATTAAAGCTcttgattattttaatgaatggTTTGATTTTAATTATCCTGTTTCTAAAATGGATATGATAGCTATTCCTGATTTTTCTATGGGTGCTATGGAAAATACTGGTCTTTTAACTTTCCGTGAAGTTGCACTTCTCATGGATCCAAAAAGAACTTCTGTTAAGCAGAAGAGTTATATTTCTTTGGTTATTGCTCATGAAATTGCTCATCAATGGTTTGGAAATATAGTTACACATGCTTGGTGGAATCAACTTTGGTTGAAAGAAGGTTTTGCCTCTTTCATGGAATATCTTATGGTTGATTCAAAATATCCAGAATATAATATCTGGCAACAATTTGTAAATGATGAGGTAGCTGCTGGTTTTGCATTAGATTCACTTAGATCTTCTCATCCAATTGAAGTACCAATTGAGAATCCATCTGGACTTGAAGAAATATATGATTCCATTACATATCAAAAATCTAATTCTGTTTTAAGAATGTTATATAGTCATTTAGGTGAACCAACTTTTCAAAAGGCACTTCGTATTTATATCAAGAGACATCAATATAGTAACACAGTTACTGCTGATCTTTGGAATGCTTTATCAGAAGCTTCCGGACAAAATATTCAACAGATGATGGACACATGGACAAAACAAATTGGATTTCCATTTGTATCTGTTAGTCAGAAGATTGAAGGAactaaaagaattttaactttatctcaaaaaagatttattgcTGATGGAAGTGATAGTGAATCTCCTCAATTATGGCATATACCTATTTCAATTTCTACTGCATCATCAAAGGATCAACCAAAATTCAAATTTCTTATGACAAAGCAAACTgaaaatttcattattgAAGATGTTGACCCATCTGAATGGGTAAAGTTAAACACTGGAACGACAGGATTTTACAGAGTTGAATATACTAATGATATGCTAGAAAGCCTTTTAACTGCTATTCGTGATGGAAGTCTTCCAGTTTTGGATAAATTTGGAATAGCTAATGATATGTTTGCTTTGGTAAAAGCTGGAAAATTAGATGCAGttaatttcttaaaattaattgaagtATCAATTAATGAGGAAGACTTTTTCTTCCGTAGTACTCTTGATAGTGGTATTGGAGCATTGTCAAGTGTTTTAGCTAGATTTGAAGATACTGATGTTACTAAACgctttaataattttgttattaaaaacttaGAACCTCTTGCTGCCAAACTTGGTTGGGATAGTAAACAAGgagaaagtaaaaaaatttctcaACTTCGAGCacttattattaatagattAATTCGATCTGGTCACAGACCAACTATTGATGTTGCTCGTGAAAAATTCTATGatcattacaaaaataaaacagATATTGATCCAAACTTAAGAAATGCTATTTATAGTGCAGTTGGAAAAGAAGATGGAGCTGCTGGAATTGAACAACTTCAAAACATCTTTGAAACAGTCAATTTTTCTGAAGTTGAAAGAAGTTGTATACTTGCCATGGTTCAAACTAATGATTCTAAGTTACTTGAATCAGTATTTGATTATgcttttaagaaaaataaaattcgTTCTCAAGATCTTTTGCTTCTTTTTGTTGGAGCATATGCAACTAAAGTTGGACAAGATTTCGTTTAcaattatttcttaaaaaatatggcACTTATTCTTGAGAAATTTGGAAATGCTAACAGTTCTCTATTCCAATCATGTTTAAAATGGTCAGCAGAACCTATTGCTTCTGAATCTCTGGCTAAGGACTTTGAgaatttctttaaatgtaATACAGATGCTGTAACCCAAAGCACTCTTGATCGCCCAATAAGACAAATAACTGAAACAATGCGTAACAACTATCTACTTTTGAAGCGTAACGGACATTCAAtcaatcaatttttaattgctcaacaattttga
- a CDS encoding Tetratricopeptide repeat protein 8 — protein sequence MSINSTIDPFYKALILFKFNKINECHEVCNNILDKNPLDQAVWSLKLGCFTEETYIDELENDEIGMVDIFMDDNIISKDARPGTSFNRLLTSALGTSNQAIRPRTTAGRPISGVVRPQTIARPGTMERALRSSRTTKSSRPVSSSSVRQLRLGTASMIAQKEGPFINLARLNVDKYASDNNINKYLFEYVFYHEGDMKIAHQIAATATKINEYNDWYWKNALGKVYFKLGMFKDSEKQFISSLKNFKHVETFAYIAKVYTRLDQPNTAIDHLRYGLQIFREDVTLQVHLARIYEQLGNIKQSITIYSDLLRLDASNIEAIACLGTHAYYNEQPEQALGYYRRILQMGVNNATLFMNLGLCCFAAQQLDLTIACIEKSLYLATEDIYADIWYNVGYIANSNGDQISAARCYRLAIAHNPDHAESYNNLGVIFMKQEKYDKAKNFLKAAISKNEFLYEPHFNLAYIYYETGEFIQAYKYASTCLEIFPTYAYALQIKEQISEMIETTNNSFCQ from the coding sequence ATGTCTATTAATTCTACAATAGATCCATTTTACAAGgctttaatactttttaaatttaataaaataaatgaatgtCATGAAGtgtgtaataatattttagataaaaatccTCTTGATCAAGCAGTATGGTCATTAAAATTAGGATGTTTTACTGAAGAAACTTATATAGATGAACTTGAAAATGATGAAATTGGTATGGTAGATATATTTATggatgataatattatttctaaagATGCTAGACCTGGAACATCATTTAATAGACTTTTAACATCAGCTTTAGGTACATCTAATCAGGCAATAAGACCAAGAACGACAGCTGGAAGACCTATTAGTGGAGTTGTTAGACCTCAAACTATAGCAAGACCTGGTACTATGGAAAGAGCTTTGAGATCATCAAGAACTACCAAATCTTCTAGACCTGTTTCTTCAAGCAGTGTAAGACAATTAAGATTAGGAACAGCTTCTATGATAGCTCAAAAGGAAGGaccatttattaatttagcCAGACTTAATGTTGATAAATATGCTTCAgacaataatataaataaatatttatttgaatatgTATTTTATCATGAAGGTGATATGAAAATAGCTCACCAAATTGCAGCAACAgcaacaaaaataaatgaatataatgaTTGGTATTGGAAAAATGCTTTGggaaaagtttattttaaacttgGTATGTTTAAAGATTCagaaaaacaatttatatcttcattaaaaaattttaaacatgtTGAAACATTTGCTTATATAGCAAAAGTTTATACAAGATTAGATCAACCCAATACAGCAATTGATCATTTAAGATATGGTCTTCAAATTTTTAGAGAGGATGTCACCCTTCAAGTACATTTGGCTAGAATTTATGAGCAATTAGGAAACATTAAACAAAGTATAACAATATATTCAGATCTTCTTCGTTTAGATGCAAGTAATATTGAAGCAATTGCGTGTCTTGGAACACATGCTTATTATAACGAACAACCTGAACAAGCACTAGGATACTATAGAAGAATTCTTCAAATGGGAGTAAATAATGCAACATTATTTATGAACCTCGGTTTATGCTGTTTTGCTGCACAACAACTTGATCTAACTATAGCTTGCATTGAAAAATCACTTTATCTTGCTACAGAAGATATTTATGCTGATATTTGGTACAATGTTGGTTATATTGCTAATTCTAATGGTGATCAAATTTCGGCAGCTAGATGCTACAGACTTGCCATAGCTCATAATCCTGATCATGCTGAAAGTTACAACAATCTTGGTGTTATATTTATGAAGCAAGAAAAATACGATAAAgcaaaaaatttcttaaaagcagcaatttcaaaaaatgaatttcTTTATGAACCACATTTTAACTTAGCTTACATTTATTATGAGACAGGAGAATTTATTCAGGCATACAAATATGCTTCCACCTGCCTAGAGATATTTCCAACAT